The window ATCCCATTCCCAGATCCGCCGGCTGGACGACACCGTCGCCAGCCCCTCAGCCCAGCTGCACCATCCCGCAGCGGACGCCCTTCAGCACCGCCTGCAGGCGGTTGTTGACGCCCAGGGTCTGGAGCAGGCGCTTGGTGTAGGTGCGGGCCGTGGCGTCGCTCACCACCAGCTTGCGGGCAATCTCCCGGTCGCTGAGGCCGCTGGCGAGCAGGTCGAGCACCTCGTACTCCCGTGGCGTCAGCCGCGGACAGCTGAGGTAGGGAAGCTTGCCGGAGCGCAGCGAGGGGCTGCGGTAGGAGTGATGCCCCATCACGGCGATCACGGCGGCCTGCAGGGGCCGCTGGTCGTCGACGATGTCGGCCTCGGCCACCACGGCCTCCAGCCAGGGGGCGTGTTCGTATTCGGTGGGGATCACGTCCCCGAGGGCGAGCATCACCACCTTCAGACCGGGGTACAGCGCCTTGGCCCGGCGGATGAGCTCGAAGCCGTTGCCGCTCTCCAGGTGATCGGTGCACAGCAGCAGGTCGTAGGGATCCCGCTGCAGATAGTCGAGGCAGCCCTGCTCGTGGGTGATGGCGCAGCCGATCAGGCTGCGGTCGCTGATGCTTTCACAGAGGGCCCGCAGCAGGAAGCGGCCCTTCATCGCGATCGCCACCCTTCCACCCGGCGCCACCGAAAGCAGCACCTCGTCGAATGTGTTGCCCTCCAGGCTTTCCAGGAACGGCGTGAGATCCATGGTGGCGGGGCCAGCCACATCCATCCCATCATCCGATCCCGGGGGGCCGCTCCATGGATCGCTCAGCTGACCGATCCAGAAGAGCCAGGGCCTGACGGTCGACCTCCACCAGCCGCTGCAGGATCAGATGGGCATCCCTGTCGCTGAGCTCGCCGTCGCCGCGCCATTTCAGGCAGGTGCGGCCAAGGCAGGAGGCCCCTGTCGTCCAGTCCTTCGGAGCGGGGGCGGATGGCGCTTCGGAAACCGATGGCTCCCGTTCCCTGCAGTTGATCATGGCGTGCTCCTCCCACGTGACAGCCCGTTCCTTCTCGAAGCTACGCAGCTGTTCCGGCCGATCCGGGGGAGTGTGTCGGCCTGATGCGGATCAGAAGCGGAACGTGGTCTTCACCAGTCCGCCCAGCTGCCGGATGGTGTTGCCGGGGGTGGTGTCCTGCCCCAGGGGCCGGCTCAGGTAGAAGAGGGCCGGCGTCACGCTGATGGTGTCGGTGACCTGCCACTTGTACCACCACTCCCAGGCGACGTTGCCGTCCTGGGGCGTCTGGCCATCGGCCAGGGCCGTGGCGAAGATGGGCTGACCCACCGCCATGCCGAAGGCGTTGCCCTTGACGAAGGCGTCGTCCCACTGCAGGCCCACCATCCAGGACTGGCTGGTGCGCAGGGCCCCAGGCGCCTGGGCGGTGTTGTAGCTGGTGCCGTTGAGGCCCCAGCCGGCGCTGATCGAGGGAATCCAGCCGGAGTTGGCCGCTTGCCAGTAGCCGCTGACGCCGAAGGCATCGGTGCGGCTGTTGGGGTTGGCCTCGAAGGTGAGCCCCGTGAAGGGGGTGGTGCCCGGCACCCCCACGCCCGACTGGATGCGGGAGTAGATCGCCGCCAGGCCCCACTGCTCCTTGGCGTAGCCGATCTGCACGGTGCCGGTGCCGGCCGAGGCCACGGTGCCGATGCCGCCGCTGTTGGGATCGCCCACATCGCCGTTGGCGGCCACGACGTTGGCGCTGATGCTGAAGCCGCCCTGCTGCCACCACAGACCGGCCCCCGGGCCGATGTTCTTGTTGTAGGCCGCCGGGGCGCCGTTGAGGGTGAACAGGTTGAGGATGGTGTCGGCGGGGTAGGCACTCGGCCAGAGGGCGAGCATGTCCTCCTGGCCGACACGACCGCCGAAGGTGGCGATGAATTGGCTGCCGATCGGGAACTGGTAGAAGATCTTGTCGATCGCCACCACATCGCCGCAGTCGACGCCGATGCCGCAATCCTCCTGGAACGCCGCCTCCAGGGTGGAGAGCCCACCGGTGGGACCGGCGCCGCCGAAGGCGGAATCGGCGAAGTTGCCGGCTCGCAGAATCGTGCGCAGCAGGTCCTGACCCGTGAAGCTGGTGTCGAAGCTCAGCTGGATGTCGTAGCTGAAGGTGGTGGCCCCCACGGCGGCCCGGGCGGCATCGACGTTGGCGGTGTCGCTGCCCGAAAACCCATTGGCACCGATCACGAAGGTGGCCTGGCCGCTCAGCTTGGTGGTGGTGGAGAACCGGGTGGCTTCCAGCTCACCCACCTTGGCCTCCAGGCCATCCACCCGGCCGCGCAGCACGGCGAGTTCCTTTTCGAACTCGGCCATCAGACGCTTCAGCTCGTCGGTCACTTCGGTGATCCGGTCGAGGCAGGCGTTCAGCAGGGCCGCCGCTTCATAGCGGGTCATGGCCTGGCCGCCCTTGTAGGTGCCGTTCGGGTAGCCGGCGACGCAGCCGTAGCGCTCGATCAGGTTCGAGAGGGCCTGGAAGGCCCAGTCGGTCGGCTTGACGTCGGAGAACTGGTTGATGCTGGTGACCTGCTCCTGGCTCTGGCCCGCCGCGGAGCGGGCATAGCGGTCGACGGTGTCGAGATGGAGCTCCCCGGCCGTGGCGGTCCCGGGAACCAGCGCGGCGAGAAGCAGGAAGGGTCGCGCTGGGCGGGGCACGGCGGGTCGCTTCACAGCTGGTTGACGAGAATAGTAATCGTTCTCGCATCCATCACCGGTCTGGTCGGCGGCTTCAGGCTGGGCCAGGCTTTGGCCAGGGCCGTCCATCGCTTCTGGATCGGCATCAGAAGGGCGATGGCCTCGTGTCCGGTGCCGGGGCCGAGGGAGGCCTTGAGCAGCTCCCCGGCGTAGAGCACAAACCCACGGGAATCCTGGTATTCGATCGTTTCGACAATGGCGCCGTCGGCGATCGAGGCGTCGTACTCACTGGCGGCCACCTTGACGATCTCACGCACCACCGCCGCGGTGGTTGCGGGGTCCCGGCGCAGGGTCTCCGGCACCCCGAGCATCGCCGCGTCGATGGCCGCGACGGCCGATCGGTAGGCCTTGCGTGTGTCGGCCGACCCCGGAGAGGCCTGGATCCGTTCCAGCAGCGCCGTGAGGTTCTGCTTGAACGGTTTCACCCGGCGCCGCTCCAGTTCCGGTTCCACGGACCCGTACAGCTCCTCCACCGGATGGCCGATGTGCTTCTCCGCCTGGGCAAAACTGCCCTCCTGCATCAGCTCCCCGGCCACGATCAGATGTCCTCACATCGGGCCGAGCACGGCGAGATAGGCGGTGTCGGAGGCGGCGATCTCCTGGGAGCTTTCGCCCCCTTCTCCCCCTTCCGATGCGGCGGGCGCGGCACTGGCGCCCCCATGGCCTCCGTGCTGGGCCACCAGCTGGGTTGCGGTGGCCATGCTGGTGCCGGTGGCTGCCGTGGCGGCGCCAGCCGGCAGGGCGCCGATCGAGGTGGTGGCCGCCCCCAGGGCGAGAAACAGCTCAATGCTGCGCAGCGGTCTGGGCATCGGGTGCCGGCGGAATCCGCTGATCCTGCTTGGCATGTCCGCCCTGCACCGCCCAGGGACGACAGCCCCACATCACCAATGGCACAGGCCCGGTTGATGCACTGTCAGGCCGCCAGCACCTCGAACAGACCCATGCAGCCTTTTTCGGCGATCTGATCCTGGTGGGGGTGGAACATGTAGCGCCCCGGGAACGGATAACG is drawn from Cyanobium sp. AMD-g and contains these coding sequences:
- a CDS encoding iron uptake porin; protein product: MPRPARPFLLLAALVPGTATAGELHLDTVDRYARSAAGQSQEQVTSINQFSDVKPTDWAFQALSNLIERYGCVAGYPNGTYKGGQAMTRYEAAALLNACLDRITEVTDELKRLMAEFEKELAVLRGRVDGLEAKVGELEATRFSTTTKLSGQATFVIGANGFSGSDTANVDAARAAVGATTFSYDIQLSFDTSFTGQDLLRTILRAGNFADSAFGGAGPTGGLSTLEAAFQEDCGIGVDCGDVVAIDKIFYQFPIGSQFIATFGGRVGQEDMLALWPSAYPADTILNLFTLNGAPAAYNKNIGPGAGLWWQQGGFSISANVVAANGDVGDPNSGGIGTVASAGTGTVQIGYAKEQWGLAAIYSRIQSGVGVPGTTPFTGLTFEANPNSRTDAFGVSGYWQAANSGWIPSISAGWGLNGTSYNTAQAPGALRTSQSWMVGLQWDDAFVKGNAFGMAVGQPIFATALADGQTPQDGNVAWEWWYKWQVTDTISVTPALFYLSRPLGQDTTPGNTIRQLGGLVKTTFRF
- a CDS encoding response regulator transcription factor, with amino-acid sequence MDLTPFLESLEGNTFDEVLLSVAPGGRVAIAMKGRFLLRALCESISDRSLIGCAITHEQGCLDYLQRDPYDLLLCTDHLESGNGFELIRRAKALYPGLKVVMLALGDVIPTEYEHAPWLEAVVAEADIVDDQRPLQAAVIAVMGHHSYRSPSLRSGKLPYLSCPRLTPREYEVLDLLASGLSDREIARKLVVSDATARTYTKRLLQTLGVNNRLQAVLKGVRCGMVQLG